The following are encoded together in the Neomonachus schauinslandi chromosome 15, ASM220157v2, whole genome shotgun sequence genome:
- the MIEF2 gene encoding mitochondrial dynamics protein MID49 isoform X1 — MGSLTGRRTMAEFSQKRGKQRDEVLGGTVDFLLANARLVLGVGGAAVLGIATLAVKRLIDRATSSRDEDDTKGDSTCLEESWKELSLLKATPRQQPRSPPAALSQPLSLPGPSPAAPEGPTDTGPQMSPPRSSPALLCLTFQEKLLAFERDHVTIPAAQVALAKQLATDIALELQAYLRNKFPELPFGALVPSGPLYDGLQAGAADRVRLLVPLVLEGGLWDLVPGLDTVARDPRCWAVRRTQLEFRPRGSSPWDRFLVGGYLSPRVLLELLRKALASSVNWPAIGGLLGCLIRPSVASEEPLLEVQHERLELSVAVLLAVPGAAAEDPVLLAWPLEGLAGSLWLQDWYPAEAARLRALDARDAGARRRLLRLLCGVCRGHPALARLDQCHLSQVVLRLGEAEADWAEAALGQRFLQALEALVLGLERASLPRHFNPAVNLFGGLRAEEIDALGFALYSGLRAPERLL; from the exons ATGGGCTCTCTTACAGGCAGACGGACCATGGCGGAGTTCTCCCAGAAGCGGGGGAAGCAGCGTGATGAGGTGCTGGGCGGCACCGTGGACTTCCTCCTGGCCAATGCCCGCCTGGTGCTGGGCGTGGGCGGTGCCGCCGTGCTGGGGATTGCTACCCTGGCTGTGAAGCGG CTCATTGACAGGGCCACCAGCTCTCGAGATGAAGATGACACCAAGGGGGACAGCACATGCCTGGAGGAGAGCTGGAAGGAACTGAGCCTCCTCAAGGCCACGCCACGTCAACAGCCCCGGAGCCCACCTGCTGCGCTCAGCCAGCCCCTGTCACTCCCCGGCCCCTCGCCAGCTGCCCCAG AGGGGCCCACAGACACTGGTCCTCAGATGTCACCACCGCGTAGCTCCCCGGCACTGCTGTGCCTGACGTTCCAGGAGAAGCTGCTGGCGTTCGAGCGGGACCACGTGACCATCCCGGCGGCCCAGGTGGCTCTGGCCAAGCAGCTGGCCACTGACATCGCCCTCGAGCTGCAGGCCTACTTGCGGAACAAGTTCCCGGAACTGCCCTTCGGGGCGCTGGTGCCCAGCGGGCCGCTCTACGACGGGCTGCAGGCGGGGGCGGCCGACCGCGTGCGCCTGCTCGTTCCCCTGGTGCTCGAGGGGGGCCTGTGGGACCTGGTGCCCGGGCTGGACACTGTGGCCAGGGACCCTCGCTGCTGGGCCGTGCGCAGGACTCAGCTGGAGTTCCGTCCCCGCGGGAGCAGCCCCTGGGACCGCTTCCTGGTGGGCGGCTACCTGTCTCCGCGCGTCCTGCTGGAGCTGCTCCGCAAGGCCCTGGCCTCCTCCGTCAACTGGCCGGCCATCGGCGGCCTCCTCGGGTGCCTGATCCGGCCCAGCGTGGCCTCGGAGGAGCCGCTGCTCGAGGTGCAGCACGAGCGCCTGGAGCTCTCGGTGGCCGTGCTGCTGGCCGTCCCGGGCGCCGCCGCCGAAGATCCCGTCCTCCTGGCCTGGCCTCTGGAGGGCCTGGCCGGGAGCCTGTGGCTGCAGGACTGGTACCCCGCGGAGGCCGCCCGGCTGCGGGCCCTGGATGCGCGCGACGCCGGGGCCCGACGGCGGCTGCTGCGGCTGCTGTGCGGGGTGTGCCGCGGCCACCCGGCCCTGGCGCGGCTGGACCAGTGCCACCTGAGCCAGGTGGTGCTGCGCCTGGGGGAGGCCGAGGCCGACTGGGCCGAGGCGGCCCTGGGGCAGCGCTTCCTGCAGGCCCTGGAGGCGCTCGTCCTCGGCCTGGAGCGGGCCAGCCTGCCGCGCCACTTCAACCCCGCCGTGAACCTCTTCGGCGGCCTGCGCGCGGAGGAGATCGACGCGCTGGGCTTCGCGCTGTACAGCGGCCTGCGGGCCCCCGAGCGGCTGCTCTag
- the MIEF2 gene encoding mitochondrial dynamics protein MID49 isoform X2, with protein MGSLTGRRTMAEFSQKRGKQRDEVLGGTVDFLLANARLVLGVGGAAVLGIATLAVKRLIDRATSSRDEDDTKGDSTCLEESWKELSLLKATPRQQPRSPPAALSQPLSLPGPSPAAPEGPTDTGPQMSPPRSSPALLCLTFQEKLLAFERDHVTIPAAQVALAKQLATDIALELQAYLRNKFPELPFGALVPSGPLYDGLQAGAADRVRLLVPLVLEGGLWDLVPGLDTVARDPRCWAVRRTQLEFRPRGSSPWDRFLVGGYLSPRVLLELLRKALASSVNWPAIGGLLGCLIRPSVASEEPLLEVAAEDPVLLAWPLEGLAGSLWLQDWYPAEAARLRALDARDAGARRRLLRLLCGVCRGHPALARLDQCHLSQVVLRLGEAEADWAEAALGQRFLQALEALVLGLERASLPRHFNPAVNLFGGLRAEEIDALGFALYSGLRAPERLL; from the exons ATGGGCTCTCTTACAGGCAGACGGACCATGGCGGAGTTCTCCCAGAAGCGGGGGAAGCAGCGTGATGAGGTGCTGGGCGGCACCGTGGACTTCCTCCTGGCCAATGCCCGCCTGGTGCTGGGCGTGGGCGGTGCCGCCGTGCTGGGGATTGCTACCCTGGCTGTGAAGCGG CTCATTGACAGGGCCACCAGCTCTCGAGATGAAGATGACACCAAGGGGGACAGCACATGCCTGGAGGAGAGCTGGAAGGAACTGAGCCTCCTCAAGGCCACGCCACGTCAACAGCCCCGGAGCCCACCTGCTGCGCTCAGCCAGCCCCTGTCACTCCCCGGCCCCTCGCCAGCTGCCCCAG AGGGGCCCACAGACACTGGTCCTCAGATGTCACCACCGCGTAGCTCCCCGGCACTGCTGTGCCTGACGTTCCAGGAGAAGCTGCTGGCGTTCGAGCGGGACCACGTGACCATCCCGGCGGCCCAGGTGGCTCTGGCCAAGCAGCTGGCCACTGACATCGCCCTCGAGCTGCAGGCCTACTTGCGGAACAAGTTCCCGGAACTGCCCTTCGGGGCGCTGGTGCCCAGCGGGCCGCTCTACGACGGGCTGCAGGCGGGGGCGGCCGACCGCGTGCGCCTGCTCGTTCCCCTGGTGCTCGAGGGGGGCCTGTGGGACCTGGTGCCCGGGCTGGACACTGTGGCCAGGGACCCTCGCTGCTGGGCCGTGCGCAGGACTCAGCTGGAGTTCCGTCCCCGCGGGAGCAGCCCCTGGGACCGCTTCCTGGTGGGCGGCTACCTGTCTCCGCGCGTCCTGCTGGAGCTGCTCCGCAAGGCCCTGGCCTCCTCCGTCAACTGGCCGGCCATCGGCGGCCTCCTCGGGTGCCTGATCCGGCCCAGCGTGGCCTCGGAGGAGCCGCTGCTCGAGGTG GCCGCCGAAGATCCCGTCCTCCTGGCCTGGCCTCTGGAGGGCCTGGCCGGGAGCCTGTGGCTGCAGGACTGGTACCCCGCGGAGGCCGCCCGGCTGCGGGCCCTGGATGCGCGCGACGCCGGGGCCCGACGGCGGCTGCTGCGGCTGCTGTGCGGGGTGTGCCGCGGCCACCCGGCCCTGGCGCGGCTGGACCAGTGCCACCTGAGCCAGGTGGTGCTGCGCCTGGGGGAGGCCGAGGCCGACTGGGCCGAGGCGGCCCTGGGGCAGCGCTTCCTGCAGGCCCTGGAGGCGCTCGTCCTCGGCCTGGAGCGGGCCAGCCTGCCGCGCCACTTCAACCCCGCCGTGAACCTCTTCGGCGGCCTGCGCGCGGAGGAGATCGACGCGCTGGGCTTCGCGCTGTACAGCGGCCTGCGGGCCCCCGAGCGGCTGCTCTag